A DNA window from Haloferax volcanii DS2 contains the following coding sequences:
- a CDS encoding spermidine synthase, whose amino-acid sequence MSNTRTDTATLLTLTFVVSFCSFAYEFVYSELLTVMYGGTVTQYVITVGLYFFSLGIGAALSDDLDGETLGGNFFRTEVLLAAAAPAGFLLIVGLNSVRIPQAVPAELVWTVARLPVVVVGFLSGFELPLLTRMFDDLDGDGSATPSWLRTAGTRIHDFVVAAVGTLWTVERTEGRRSGLSVVLAMDYVGGLAGAVVYARVLYPGIGLIPTIFVLALLNGVAALVFVAHFGAWSWWPLGGDEASASAGTGGNAAASARTDGSDRSLSAARVSKTLLVVCLLLTATYAGVVAKHDAADERLSQLYLEQQIENEYPPGAIRATVTSQETTAYQHVIRYDRTWTGTGPNPHFDGRTERCLRLGAAVQLCESWADSYHEGLVDVPMSLVDPGPDTKVLVVGGGDWIAVDHLREYGVTVDHVDLDGEFMRDAKTDPFFARWHDDAYEYDRLNTTVADGYRYLQKTNETYDLVLLDIPGATDDDLLTLYSTEFYRSVRTHLSEDGVAVTWGYSPDAYPEHHKAFVNTVGAAGFTRELSYWVREDLDDDGETERVEQFYVLAPGDRPRLTGDGATRYVRAREEHYGAVEWHAVPHYRGVRENSIFHPNYDILVDT is encoded by the coding sequence ATGTCTAACACACGAACCGACACGGCGACGCTCCTGACGCTCACCTTCGTGGTGTCCTTTTGTAGCTTCGCCTACGAGTTCGTCTACTCGGAGCTGCTGACGGTGATGTACGGCGGAACGGTCACCCAGTACGTCATCACGGTCGGGCTGTACTTCTTCAGCCTCGGCATCGGCGCGGCGCTTTCGGACGACCTCGACGGCGAGACCCTCGGCGGGAACTTCTTCCGCACCGAGGTGCTCTTGGCCGCGGCCGCACCCGCGGGCTTCCTGCTCATCGTCGGCCTCAACAGCGTCCGCATCCCGCAGGCGGTGCCCGCGGAACTCGTCTGGACCGTCGCCCGCCTGCCGGTCGTCGTCGTCGGGTTCCTCTCCGGGTTCGAACTCCCGCTTTTGACCCGCATGTTCGACGACCTCGACGGCGACGGGTCGGCGACGCCCTCGTGGCTCCGGACCGCCGGCACGCGAATCCACGATTTCGTCGTGGCCGCCGTCGGCACCCTCTGGACCGTCGAGCGGACCGAGGGCCGCAGAAGCGGGCTTTCGGTCGTCCTCGCGATGGACTACGTCGGCGGCCTCGCCGGTGCCGTCGTCTACGCCCGCGTCCTCTACCCGGGCATCGGCCTCATCCCGACGATATTCGTGCTGGCGCTCCTCAACGGGGTCGCCGCGCTCGTCTTCGTCGCCCACTTCGGCGCGTGGTCGTGGTGGCCCCTCGGCGGCGACGAGGCGTCCGCAAGCGCCGGCACCGGCGGGAACGCGGCCGCCAGCGCCAGAACGGACGGCTCCGACCGCTCGCTTTCGGCCGCCCGCGTCTCGAAGACGCTCCTCGTCGTCTGCCTCCTCTTGACGGCGACCTACGCGGGCGTCGTCGCCAAGCACGACGCCGCCGACGAGCGCCTGTCGCAGCTCTACCTCGAACAGCAGATAGAAAACGAGTACCCGCCGGGCGCGATACGCGCGACGGTCACCTCACAGGAGACGACCGCCTACCAGCACGTCATCCGGTACGACCGAACCTGGACCGGCACCGGCCCGAACCCGCACTTCGACGGGCGGACAGAACGGTGCCTCCGCCTCGGCGCGGCCGTCCAACTCTGCGAGAGTTGGGCCGACAGCTACCACGAGGGGCTGGTCGACGTGCCGATGTCGCTGGTCGACCCCGGCCCCGACACCAAGGTGCTCGTCGTCGGCGGCGGCGACTGGATTGCCGTCGACCACCTGCGGGAGTACGGCGTCACCGTCGACCACGTCGACCTCGACGGCGAGTTCATGCGCGACGCGAAGACGGACCCGTTTTTCGCCCGCTGGCACGACGACGCCTACGAGTACGACCGGCTGAACACGACGGTCGCGGACGGCTACCGCTATCTCCAAAAGACGAACGAGACGTACGACCTCGTGTTGCTCGACATCCCCGGCGCGACCGACGACGACCTGCTCACCCTCTACTCCACGGAGTTCTACCGCTCCGTCCGAACCCACCTCTCCGAGGACGGCGTCGCGGTGACGTGGGGCTACTCGCCCGACGCCTACCCCGAACACCACAAGGCGTTCGTCAACACCGTCGGGGCCGCGGGCTTCACCCGAGAGCTTTCCTACTGGGTGCGCGAGGACCTCGACGACGACGGCGAGACCGAGCGCGTCGAGCAGTTCTACGTGCTCGCCCCCGGCGACCGCCCCCGACTCACCGGCGACGGCGCGACCCGGTACGTCCGCGCCCGCGAGGAACACTACGGCGCAGTCGAGTGGCACGCGGTCCCGCACTACCGCGGCGTCCGCGAGAACTCCATCTTCCACCCGAACTACGACATCCTCGTCGACACCTGA
- a CDS encoding aspartate-alanine antiporter-like transporter, producing the protein MAIVESLVGNGLFVLFLAVLVGMGLGKISFRGVKFGVAGPLFAGLVLGHFGFTVPDAYSGLTLALFVAAVGLIAAHEIEGTVKAYGLNFVAVAVLMPTVALALTYVWTQFVFPNASTPLIMGSFSGALTSSPGLGSAIEALPAAARQDYQIGHSVGYVVGVLVIVVFQQLYPVIARLDLDEEKRGFDEAIGGTDDDESGSSVTEVTFSVMGYALVIVAGAVIGSIPIPMGPFGTPSLGTTGGVLVAALVFGYFGRVGPVPTRMDTGILSEIRAFTLAMFLAVVGIGAGGGFLATISEYGLQIVAASALTSFIAILAGLALTRYVWGMDWISAAGGITGGHTDTKGLAAAVDATGADEVAAGYGNTYPFALLFMVVYAKLLVIIIPLAA; encoded by the coding sequence GTGGCGATAGTCGAGTCGCTCGTCGGCAACGGCCTGTTCGTCCTGTTCCTCGCGGTGCTCGTCGGGATGGGGCTCGGCAAAATCAGCTTCCGCGGCGTCAAGTTCGGCGTCGCCGGCCCGCTGTTTGCGGGGCTGGTGCTCGGCCACTTCGGCTTCACCGTCCCCGACGCGTACAGCGGGCTCACGCTGGCGCTGTTCGTCGCCGCCGTCGGTCTCATCGCGGCGCACGAAATCGAGGGGACCGTCAAGGCGTACGGGCTCAACTTCGTCGCCGTCGCGGTGCTGATGCCGACCGTCGCGCTGGCGCTCACCTACGTCTGGACGCAGTTCGTCTTCCCCAACGCGTCGACGCCCCTCATCATGGGGTCGTTCTCGGGCGCGCTGACGAGCAGTCCGGGGCTGGGGTCGGCTATCGAGGCCCTCCCCGCGGCCGCCCGGCAGGACTACCAAATCGGCCACTCGGTCGGCTACGTCGTCGGCGTGCTCGTCATCGTCGTGTTCCAGCAGTTGTACCCCGTCATCGCCCGCCTCGACCTCGACGAGGAGAAGCGCGGCTTCGACGAGGCTATCGGCGGCACCGACGACGACGAATCGGGCTCGTCGGTCACCGAGGTGACGTTCAGCGTGATGGGCTACGCGCTCGTCATCGTCGCCGGCGCGGTCATCGGGTCGATTCCGATTCCGATGGGACCGTTCGGCACGCCCTCGCTCGGGACCACCGGCGGCGTCCTCGTCGCCGCGCTCGTCTTCGGTTACTTCGGCCGGGTGGGTCCCGTGCCGACGCGCATGGACACCGGCATCCTCTCGGAGATTCGGGCGTTCACGCTCGCGATGTTCCTCGCGGTCGTCGGCATCGGTGCCGGCGGCGGCTTCCTCGCAACCATCTCCGAGTACGGCCTCCAAATCGTGGCGGCCTCGGCGCTGACGAGCTTTATCGCCATCCTCGCCGGGCTCGCGCTCACTCGCTACGTCTGGGGCATGGACTGGATTAGCGCCGCCGGCGGTATCACGGGCGGCCACACCGACACGAAGGGTCTCGCGGCCGCCGTCGACGCCACCGGAGCCGACGAGGTCGCGGCGGGCTACGGTAACACCTACCCCTTCGCGCTCCTGTTCATGGTCGTCTACGCGAAGCTCCTCGTTATCATCATCCCGCTGGCCGCGTAG
- a CDS encoding glycosyltransferase family 2 protein encodes MFEVQSELAIFVLLMLVWTVFALYSASVFTWFVEVLVLAWRQTIAADDVAYGYDDIQVRIITIDAAGIVQSTVDAVPDGLADVRVVAEKPISVDGASVHVVPEEFTCTATHKGRALEWARREIPCDKEFVLYLDEDTLMANFEGLPEGDIVQITELPLYTGSWVTYLSEVFRIGYQREQRAFGRFRFPLYAWGGGIAIRTRLENDITWDSKTITEDTDFAWRAASATNLEFNVLDCKFRNQAPPSVMTMLKQRRRWFSGTRQDSDLLPLHYQVFLQFRLVAWGFSPLIPLITLLTFLVPGALPDLMLYRIGSLVEFATLFVVTGVGVASYRSESKLTLLAVPWTPILVVLNTAGALWGFVSPVEHFTVTTKVPLETVEKRNPAFEPGSLTDHDGRDDLPEQLDVHRLTTELRESFHIDDG; translated from the coding sequence TTCGCGCTCTACTCGGCGTCGGTCTTCACGTGGTTCGTCGAGGTGCTCGTCCTCGCGTGGCGACAGACTATCGCCGCCGACGACGTCGCCTACGGCTACGACGACATCCAAGTCCGTATCATCACCATCGACGCGGCGGGCATCGTCCAATCGACGGTCGACGCGGTGCCCGACGGCCTCGCGGACGTTCGGGTCGTCGCCGAGAAGCCGATTTCGGTGGACGGTGCGTCGGTCCACGTCGTCCCCGAGGAGTTCACCTGCACGGCGACCCACAAGGGCCGGGCGCTCGAATGGGCGCGCCGCGAGATTCCCTGCGACAAGGAGTTCGTCCTCTACCTCGACGAGGACACGCTGATGGCGAACTTCGAGGGGTTGCCGGAGGGCGACATCGTCCAGATTACGGAACTCCCGCTGTACACCGGGTCGTGGGTGACGTATCTCTCGGAGGTGTTCCGCATCGGCTACCAGCGCGAGCAGCGGGCGTTCGGCCGGTTCAGATTCCCGCTGTACGCGTGGGGCGGCGGCATCGCGATTCGGACGCGCCTCGAAAACGACATCACGTGGGACTCGAAGACCATCACCGAGGACACGGACTTCGCGTGGCGCGCCGCCAGCGCGACGAACCTCGAGTTCAACGTGCTGGACTGCAAGTTCCGCAATCAGGCACCACCGTCGGTGATGACGATGCTCAAACAGCGCCGTCGGTGGTTCTCGGGGACGCGACAGGATTCTGACCTCCTGCCGCTACATTATCAGGTGTTCCTCCAGTTCCGCCTCGTCGCGTGGGGCTTTTCGCCGCTCATCCCGCTGATAACGCTCCTCACGTTTCTCGTCCCCGGCGCGCTCCCCGACCTGATGCTCTACCGAATCGGCTCGCTCGTCGAGTTCGCCACGCTGTTCGTCGTGACGGGCGTCGGCGTCGCGAGCTACCGGTCCGAGTCGAAACTCACGCTCCTCGCGGTCCCGTGGACGCCGATTCTCGTCGTTCTCAACACCGCGGGCGCGCTCTGGGGGTTCGTCTCGCCGGTCGAACACTTCACCGTCACGACCAAGGTTCCCCTGGAGACGGTCGAAAAGCGGAACCCCGCGTTCGAACCCGGTTCGCTCACGGACCACGACGGCCGGGACGACCTGCCGGAACAGTTGGACGTGCACCGACTCACGACCGAACTCCGCGAATCATTTCACATAGATGATGGTTGA
- a CDS encoding pentapeptide repeat-containing protein, with translation MSSSSCRYTFDPSVQTDAHLQTTWECPHEAHPESEFCVFHMSRDERASLDVTGDDIVDELRANLQSPDTRVNEYVGADLPHLSLTYQDINGATNHVLNFQHADIEGLDLTHGRLDQGLILREATVDRLKLDEAVVTGDVDAREVTVTGAVTADEATFEQDVRFSGATFRGEVRCDETVFQGDTSFADATFHGTARFRNVETSGSSHVLEDHITFADATFRDDASFRQALFDYVTFDGARFTAGSDFEHVEFEGDARFDGVRFNEMADFDEARFDDDASFANARFMQLAEFRGVEFNGGSRTTHDDVTFEGATFEGEADYKLARFRYSDFKDAVFKGAVSFDRATFTARTDCYRLRVDGAFDLSLASFGGQANFDDSEFHDAVVAEEATFGSDASFEAVEFQSNARFGEARFEEDVRFNAATFRGLASFRGAFFQGELQHLEANASFNGATFEAGAEFEAANFTSASFWETTFHDRADFRQSDFETARFRVLVGDRDTYLDFTDATLDGGTISQGSGEPTPYDLTRATIGDLTLEGGGNEHQLLDHFRFCLTEFDRFDFSDHHGYLERNDWTIHDFVGNGATGQFAVELTPDIIEETYRKAQDSANAVGDTPASREFEFKRYYYNRQKNFDIILNEYSLNTWARGKKVASVGLNTLMQVTCGYGNRLPRIAAFTFLLPALFGLCYALGGPFLTQAGSVFDPAAVDKTTMEVLFDNVYYSYISFSTVGYGDINPLGPAARVLAASQGMLNGLFFTLLTFTLFKRVLGGS, from the coding sequence ATGTCCTCCTCGTCGTGCCGGTACACGTTCGACCCGTCGGTCCAGACCGACGCCCACCTCCAGACGACGTGGGAGTGTCCGCACGAAGCCCACCCCGAAAGCGAGTTCTGCGTGTTCCACATGAGCCGCGACGAGCGCGCATCGCTCGACGTGACCGGCGACGACATCGTCGACGAGCTCCGGGCGAACCTCCAGTCGCCCGACACCCGCGTCAACGAGTACGTCGGCGCGGACCTCCCGCATCTCTCGCTCACCTATCAGGACATCAACGGCGCGACGAACCACGTCCTCAACTTCCAGCACGCCGATATCGAGGGCTTGGACCTCACCCACGGCCGCCTCGACCAAGGGTTGATTCTCCGCGAGGCGACGGTCGACCGCCTCAAACTCGATGAGGCGGTCGTCACCGGCGACGTGGACGCCCGGGAAGTCACCGTGACCGGCGCGGTGACGGCCGACGAGGCGACGTTCGAACAGGACGTTCGCTTCTCGGGGGCGACCTTCCGCGGCGAGGTCCGGTGCGACGAGACGGTGTTTCAGGGCGACACGAGCTTCGCGGACGCCACGTTCCACGGCACGGCGCGTTTCCGCAACGTCGAGACCAGCGGGAGTAGTCACGTTCTGGAGGACCACATCACCTTCGCGGACGCGACGTTCCGCGACGACGCGAGCTTCAGACAGGCCCTCTTCGACTACGTGACGTTCGACGGCGCGCGGTTCACCGCCGGCTCGGACTTCGAACACGTCGAGTTCGAGGGCGACGCGCGGTTCGACGGCGTCCGCTTCAACGAGATGGCCGACTTCGACGAGGCGCGGTTCGACGACGACGCGAGCTTCGCAAACGCCCGATTCATGCAGTTGGCCGAGTTCCGCGGCGTCGAGTTCAACGGCGGCAGCCGGACGACCCACGACGACGTGACGTTCGAGGGCGCGACGTTCGAGGGCGAAGCCGACTACAAACTCGCGCGATTCCGCTATTCGGACTTCAAAGACGCCGTGTTCAAGGGCGCGGTCAGCTTCGACCGCGCGACGTTCACCGCCCGCACCGACTGCTATCGCCTCCGCGTCGACGGCGCGTTCGACCTCTCTTTGGCGTCGTTCGGCGGGCAAGCGAACTTCGACGACAGCGAGTTCCACGACGCCGTCGTCGCCGAGGAAGCGACGTTCGGCTCCGATGCCTCGTTCGAGGCGGTCGAGTTCCAATCGAACGCCCGGTTCGGTGAGGCCCGATTCGAAGAGGACGTGAGATTCAACGCCGCCACGTTCCGCGGCCTCGCGTCCTTCCGCGGGGCGTTCTTCCAGGGCGAACTGCAACATCTCGAAGCCAACGCCTCGTTCAACGGGGCGACCTTCGAGGCCGGCGCGGAGTTCGAGGCCGCGAACTTCACGAGCGCGTCGTTCTGGGAGACGACGTTCCACGACCGGGCGGACTTCCGGCAGTCGGACTTCGAGACGGCGCGCTTCCGCGTGCTCGTCGGCGACCGCGACACCTACCTCGACTTCACCGACGCGACGCTCGACGGCGGCACGATTTCGCAGGGCTCCGGCGAGCCGACGCCGTACGACCTCACCCGCGCGACCATCGGCGACCTGACGCTGGAGGGCGGCGGCAACGAACACCAGCTTTTGGACCACTTCCGCTTTTGCCTCACCGAGTTCGACCGCTTCGACTTCAGCGACCACCACGGCTATCTCGAACGCAACGACTGGACCATCCACGACTTCGTCGGCAACGGCGCGACCGGCCAGTTCGCCGTCGAGCTAACGCCCGATATCATCGAAGAAACGTACCGCAAAGCGCAGGACAGCGCCAACGCGGTCGGCGACACCCCCGCGAGCCGCGAGTTCGAGTTCAAGCGTTACTACTACAACCGCCAGAAGAACTTCGACATCATCCTCAACGAGTACTCGCTGAACACGTGGGCCCGCGGCAAGAAGGTCGCCAGCGTGGGGCTGAACACGCTCATGCAGGTCACCTGTGGCTACGGCAACCGACTCCCGCGAATCGCGGCGTTCACGTTCCTCCTCCCGGCGCTGTTCGGACTGTGTTACGCCCTCGGCGGGCCGTTCCTGACGCAGGCGGGGAGCGTCTTCGACCCCGCCGCCGTCGACAAAACGACGATGGAAGTGCTTTTCGACAACGTCTATTACAGCTATATCAGCTTCAGTACGGTCGGCTACGGCGATATCAATCCGCTCGGGCCGGCGGCGCGGGTGCTCGCGGCGAGTCAGGGGATGTTGAACGGACTGTTCTTCACCCTGCTCACGTTCACGCTGTTCAAGCGCGTCCTCGGCGGGAGCTAA